In Synechococcus sp. KORDI-100, a single window of DNA contains:
- a CDS encoding alanine--glyoxylate aminotransferase family protein, whose amino-acid sequence MQDKLTLMIPGPTPVPESVLKAMGRHPIGHRSGDFQAVVERTTEQLKWLHQTDGDVLVITGSGTAAMEAGIINTLSRGDKVLCGDNGKFGERWVKVAEAFGLDVQVISAEWGQPLNPEDFSDALNADTDKAIKAVILTHSETSTGVINDLQSISGHVRAHGTAITIADCVTSLGATDVPMDAWGVDVVASGSQKGYMLPPGLSFVAMGERAWQAYERSDLPKFYLDLGAYRKTAAKNSNPFTPAVNLYFALEVALEMMQKEGLERIFTRHSRHRAATQAGMKAIGLPLYAAEGFGSPAITAVAPDGIDAEVLRQEVKKRFDILLAGGQDHLKGKVFRIGHLGFVCDRDVITAVSAIEATLQSLGLHQGTMGAGVAAATQALG is encoded by the coding sequence ATGCAGGACAAACTCACCCTGATGATTCCGGGGCCGACCCCGGTGCCGGAATCAGTGTTGAAAGCGATGGGTCGGCATCCCATCGGACACCGCAGCGGTGACTTTCAGGCAGTGGTTGAACGAACCACAGAGCAGCTGAAGTGGTTGCATCAAACCGACGGTGATGTGCTGGTGATCACCGGTAGCGGTACCGCCGCCATGGAAGCTGGAATCATCAACACCCTGAGCCGTGGAGACAAGGTTCTCTGCGGCGACAACGGCAAATTTGGGGAACGCTGGGTGAAGGTGGCCGAGGCGTTTGGCCTCGATGTGCAGGTGATCTCAGCGGAGTGGGGACAACCACTCAATCCGGAGGACTTCAGTGATGCCCTGAACGCGGACACCGACAAGGCGATCAAGGCCGTGATCCTGACGCACTCGGAAACATCCACCGGCGTGATCAATGATCTGCAATCGATCAGCGGCCACGTCAGAGCCCACGGCACAGCCATCACGATCGCTGACTGCGTCACCAGCCTCGGCGCCACGGATGTCCCGATGGATGCCTGGGGGGTGGATGTGGTGGCCTCGGGTTCTCAGAAGGGCTACATGCTTCCACCCGGCCTGAGTTTCGTCGCCATGGGCGAGCGAGCCTGGCAGGCCTATGAACGTTCGGATCTACCGAAGTTCTATCTCGATCTCGGGGCCTACCGAAAAACAGCTGCAAAGAACAGCAACCCATTCACACCGGCGGTGAATCTCTACTTTGCACTGGAGGTTGCCCTGGAGATGATGCAGAAGGAAGGGCTTGAGAGGATTTTCACGCGTCACTCACGCCATCGAGCTGCGACACAGGCCGGGATGAAAGCAATCGGTCTGCCGCTCTACGCAGCAGAGGGATTTGGCAGTCCTGCCATCACCGCAGTGGCCCCTGACGGCATCGATGCTGAGGTTCTGCGGCAGGAAGTGAAAAAGAGATTCGACATTCTTCTGGCTGGTGGCCAGGACCACCTCAAAGGGAAAGTGTTCCGAATCGGTCATCTTGGATTTGTCTGCGATCGGGATGTGATCACAGCTGTTTCAGCGATCGAGGCCACGCTTCAATCGCTTGGGTTACATCAAGGGACAATGGGTGCAGGTGTTGCTGCAGCAACCCAGGCTCTTGGCTAG
- a CDS encoding DUF6554 family protein yields MLRSGQTLAVCTLGLIGALAGALPQAVAAETTEIKGAKIYCFMRSSGNDHSVSWNASYAVIKRQGNGMFKTSPEHASVMITEAVVQDPGNFPDCGQYLGDLFGAASRSESTQNYRSLSPNAKAINGFDDQDDDRYSY; encoded by the coding sequence ATGTTGCGCTCCGGTCAAACCCTGGCTGTCTGCACCCTGGGCCTGATCGGGGCCCTTGCCGGCGCTCTGCCTCAGGCTGTGGCCGCTGAAACGACAGAGATCAAGGGGGCCAAGATCTACTGCTTCATGCGTTCCAGCGGGAACGATCACAGCGTCAGCTGGAATGCGTCCTACGCCGTGATCAAACGCCAGGGGAACGGCATGTTCAAAACGTCTCCTGAGCACGCTTCTGTGATGATCACGGAAGCTGTGGTGCAGGATCCTGGGAATTTCCCCGATTGCGGTCAGTACCTCGGCGATCTCTTCGGAGCTGCAAGCCGTTCGGAGTCCACGCAGAACTACAGAAGCTTGTCTCCAAACGCCAAAGCCATCAACGGCTTCGACGATCAGGACGACGATCGTTACAGCTACTGA
- the accB gene encoding acetyl-CoA carboxylase biotin carboxyl carrier protein — MPMQLDHDQLHRLLEVLADSDIQEFRLEGDDFRLEVRRNLPAQAVMAPVMSAPLPAAVQAPAADSAAAGNPPPAATASRSDLLDITAPMVGTFYRAPAPGEDPFVEVGNRINVGQTVCILEAMKLMNELEAEVSGEVVEILVDNGTPVEFGQVLMRVRPA, encoded by the coding sequence ATCCCCATGCAGCTCGATCACGATCAATTGCACCGTCTGCTTGAGGTGCTCGCTGACAGCGACATTCAGGAGTTCCGCCTCGAAGGGGATGACTTCCGTCTGGAAGTGAGGCGCAATCTGCCGGCTCAGGCCGTGATGGCGCCTGTGATGTCTGCACCGTTGCCTGCAGCGGTGCAGGCACCGGCCGCCGATTCCGCTGCGGCGGGCAACCCGCCCCCGGCCGCCACCGCCAGTCGCAGTGATCTGCTGGACATCACCGCTCCCATGGTCGGGACCTTTTATCGCGCGCCTGCTCCGGGGGAGGATCCTTTTGTGGAGGTCGGCAATCGCATCAACGTCGGTCAGACGGTTTGCATTCTTGAGGCGATGAAGCTGATGAATGAACTGGAGGCTGAAGTGAGTGGTGAAGTGGTCGAGATCCTCGTGGACAACGGCACACCCGTTGAATTCGGTCAGGTGTTGATGCGGGTACGCCCTGCCTGA
- a CDS encoding DEAD/DEAH box helicase, which translates to MVRVVSPFDAVTQAQLRRVRPRGCWRGQRKGWEFPLASMQALQSALGKRFHIRDDLKQWMAWSHQPLPPLPPHRELIAAADLEDPLQDGRQPLAHQRSGARWLLARRGAVLADEMGLGKTLTALLAARALARCASLRVLVVAPVGLHAHWQREADAVAQVVQLVSWARLPPELPEAGTVLLVDEAHFAQTLQARRTEALLRLARHPRLRAIWMLTGTPMKNGRPKQLFPLLAAIDHPISRDQQRFEEMYCQGHWRERPGRHRQWQADGASQLEELRQLTRPLILHRRKRQVIGLPPKQRRHIPIVLAQAESVGFDHRVGLVIEDYRYRVRKGEVRSDAESLAVLTSLRRISAEFKLPAVRALLDELRSRGEAVVLFSGFVDPLRLLHRQIGGELLTGRQRPAERQQAVDRFQSGASDLLLATYGTGGLGFTLHRARHVVLLERPWTPGDVDQAEDRCHRLGMTGDLICHWMQLGPADQLVDGLVASKAEQIEILLGPRRLAVARQPLASMVRSCLQAA; encoded by the coding sequence ATGGTCCGAGTGGTGAGTCCCTTTGATGCGGTGACGCAGGCGCAGCTGCGTCGGGTGAGGCCACGTGGGTGCTGGCGCGGCCAACGCAAGGGCTGGGAGTTTCCACTGGCCTCGATGCAGGCACTGCAGTCCGCCCTGGGCAAGCGTTTTCACATTCGAGACGACCTGAAGCAGTGGATGGCCTGGAGCCATCAACCGCTACCGCCTCTGCCTCCGCACCGTGAGCTGATTGCCGCTGCCGATCTGGAGGATCCACTGCAGGATGGCCGACAGCCACTGGCCCACCAACGATCCGGTGCGCGCTGGCTGCTGGCAAGGCGCGGCGCCGTCCTCGCTGATGAGATGGGGCTTGGCAAGACTCTCACGGCTCTGCTGGCAGCCAGGGCTCTGGCCCGCTGCGCGTCCCTGCGGGTCCTGGTGGTGGCCCCTGTGGGGTTGCATGCCCACTGGCAACGCGAGGCGGATGCGGTGGCTCAGGTTGTGCAGCTCGTCAGCTGGGCACGCCTCCCTCCTGAGCTTCCTGAGGCCGGCACGGTGTTGCTGGTGGATGAAGCCCACTTCGCCCAGACCCTGCAGGCAAGACGAACGGAAGCACTGCTCCGGCTGGCCCGTCACCCTCGCCTGCGCGCGATCTGGATGCTGACCGGCACACCGATGAAGAACGGCCGTCCCAAGCAACTGTTTCCGTTGCTGGCGGCCATCGACCATCCCATTTCCCGTGATCAGCAGCGTTTTGAGGAGATGTACTGTCAGGGTCACTGGCGTGAGCGGCCGGGCCGTCATCGCCAGTGGCAGGCCGATGGTGCCAGTCAGCTGGAGGAGCTTCGCCAGCTGACGCGGCCCTTGATTCTTCATCGCCGCAAGCGGCAGGTGATTGGTTTGCCTCCCAAACAACGTCGGCATATTCCGATTGTTCTGGCCCAGGCTGAATCAGTCGGTTTCGACCATCGCGTCGGTCTTGTGATCGAGGATTACCGATACAGGGTTCGCAAGGGAGAGGTTCGCTCCGATGCCGAATCCCTGGCCGTGCTCACGTCGTTGCGTCGGATCTCGGCTGAGTTCAAATTGCCGGCTGTTCGTGCGCTCCTGGACGAGCTGCGTTCGCGTGGTGAGGCCGTTGTTTTGTTCAGCGGTTTTGTTGATCCCCTGAGGTTGCTGCATCGGCAGATCGGCGGGGAGCTGTTAACTGGCCGCCAGCGCCCGGCGGAACGACAGCAAGCCGTTGACCGGTTTCAGAGCGGTGCCTCTGATCTGCTGCTTGCAACCTATGGAACCGGGGGACTTGGTTTCACGTTGCATCGAGCGCGTCATGTTGTGCTGCTTGAACGTCCCTGGACACCGGGGGATGTTGATCAGGCTGAGGATCGTTGCCATCGCCTTGGCATGACGGGGGATTTGATCTGCCACTGGATGCAGCTTGGTCCCGCCGATCAGCTGGTTGATGGTCTGGTGGCCAGCAAGGCTGAGCAGATCGAAATCCTGTTGGGTCCGCGACGCCTTGCGGTGGCTCGTCAGCCGCTGGCGTCGATGGTGCGCTCCTGTTTGCAGGCGGCCTGA
- a CDS encoding HNH endonuclease yields MHNRDAVFLDELCPKLRVRRWRQSLHTYTGKSCIYCGKPSESIDHILPRCRGGLSVTENCVPACLSCNGHKSDADVFEWYRRQRFYDPRRAMAIRAWMDGDLRLALRLLQWAEPDHKPRLASDRERPDDSGLSFQAA; encoded by the coding sequence ATGCATAACAGGGACGCAGTTTTTCTAGATGAACTCTGCCCCAAATTACGTGTTCGACGATGGAGACAATCATTGCATACATACACCGGAAAAAGTTGCATCTATTGCGGCAAACCTTCCGAATCTATTGATCATATTCTGCCGCGTTGTCGTGGTGGTTTAAGTGTCACCGAAAACTGCGTACCGGCCTGCCTCTCCTGCAACGGACATAAATCCGATGCAGACGTGTTCGAGTGGTATCGCAGACAGCGGTTCTACGACCCTCGCCGGGCGATGGCCATTCGAGCCTGGATGGACGGCGATCTGCGCCTCGCCCTGCGCCTGCTGCAATGGGCTGAGCCAGACCACAAGCCACGCCTGGCCAGTGACAGGGAGCGACCGGATGATTCAGGACTGAGCTTCCAGGCAGCCTGA
- a CDS encoding SDR family oxidoreductase: MLRELVNRCRPLPSGSRLLILGRGYSGGTLSQLFQGLGTPVLGTRRQPNRGPGDLCFDSDAGLAPNLDEIPDITHVISCIPPTRDGRDPVLDQLLPLLRQLPLRWAGYLSTTGVYGDTGGHWVGESDTANPGQERSRRRLECERAWQDSGLPVQILRLPGIYGPGRSVINTLLQGRARLINKPGQVFCRVHVEDIAGASLHLMHCAEAGQRPDIVNICDDCPAPSSDLLRFAATLLECPLPAEESFNESREGMSAMARSFWSENRRVSNDLLRQQLGYELLHPDFRSGLQDCWQQDVNQVGTSSESRLAID; encoded by the coding sequence ATGCTTCGCGAACTTGTCAATCGCTGCCGACCCCTGCCATCGGGTTCTCGACTGCTCATCCTCGGACGGGGATACAGCGGCGGAACCCTCTCGCAGCTGTTTCAAGGCCTTGGAACTCCCGTGCTGGGAACACGGCGGCAGCCCAACCGAGGACCAGGAGATCTCTGTTTTGACAGTGACGCCGGATTGGCTCCAAACCTCGATGAGATCCCTGACATCACCCATGTGATCAGCTGCATCCCACCAACCAGGGACGGCCGCGATCCCGTGCTGGACCAGCTGCTGCCACTGCTGCGGCAACTGCCTCTGCGCTGGGCGGGCTACCTCTCCACCACTGGTGTCTACGGAGACACTGGCGGCCACTGGGTCGGCGAGTCGGACACGGCCAATCCCGGCCAGGAACGCAGCCGCCGGCGTCTGGAGTGCGAACGGGCCTGGCAGGATTCCGGACTACCCGTTCAGATCCTGAGGTTGCCGGGCATCTACGGGCCCGGACGGTCCGTCATCAACACATTGCTGCAGGGGCGCGCCCGTCTGATCAACAAGCCGGGACAGGTGTTCTGCCGTGTTCATGTCGAGGACATCGCCGGCGCGTCACTGCATCTCATGCACTGCGCCGAAGCTGGCCAGCGTCCGGACATCGTGAACATCTGCGATGACTGCCCCGCGCCGAGCAGCGACCTGCTGCGCTTCGCAGCAACGCTGCTGGAGTGCCCGCTCCCTGCCGAGGAATCCTTCAACGAGAGCCGTGAGGGAATGAGTGCGATGGCACGCTCGTTCTGGAGCGAAAATCGACGGGTGAGCAACGATTTACTGCGGCAGCAGCTTGGCTACGAGCTGCTGCACCCGGATTTCCGCAGCGGTCTTCAGGACTGCTGGCAACAGGATGTCAATCAGGTTGGGACTTCTTCGGAGTCCCGATTAGCCATTGATTGA
- a CDS encoding AbrB family transcriptional regulator, protein MPPLATLLLYLLAGTTLGLLALLSGIPAAPLAGALLGAGLVSMSGKMELAQWPSGTRTVLEIGIGTVIGTGLTRASLDQLQALWRPALLITLTLVLTGVVIGLWSSRLLGIDPVVALLGAAPGGISGMSLVGAEFGVGAAVAALHAVRLITVLLVLPLVVKLLTPFDLNGP, encoded by the coding sequence ATGCCCCCACTGGCGACTCTGCTTCTTTATCTCCTGGCAGGAACAACGCTTGGACTGCTTGCACTTCTGAGTGGAATCCCCGCAGCTCCGCTGGCCGGAGCCCTGCTTGGAGCCGGATTGGTGAGCATGAGTGGAAAGATGGAACTCGCCCAATGGCCGAGCGGCACACGAACCGTTCTGGAAATCGGCATCGGAACCGTGATTGGAACGGGGCTGACACGGGCTTCTCTGGATCAACTCCAGGCCCTCTGGCGACCGGCACTGCTGATCACCCTCACCCTCGTGCTCACGGGCGTTGTCATCGGATTGTGGAGCAGCAGACTGCTTGGGATTGATCCTGTCGTGGCCTTGTTGGGTGCTGCCCCGGGTGGAATCAGTGGAATGAGCTTGGTGGGAGCGGAATTCGGCGTCGGCGCCGCCGTCGCCGCCCTCCACGCCGTTCGCCTGATCACGGTGCTGCTTGTGCTGCCGCTGGTTGTGAAACTGCTCACACCATTTGATCTCAATGGACCCTGA
- a CDS encoding peptidylprolyl isomerase produces the protein MTHQHFKRGLIALLATVLLAFPQAARAGLPQGNAVKDPAAILRDALPFEQDDIRNLQHRLERTSDDLRAKRWSALGKAVSRSEALLSTRQSAILAAIPEELRSEAEALFSKVDAGLEDLKEQVSSSDKPGFIRARRTTLSRIGDIEALLVPADFERSIPKEFDALPRLMGRATLLIRTTQGDLTAVVDGYNAPLTAGAFVDLSLKGFYDGLPFIRAEDFYVLQSGDPEGPALGYVDPKTQQERRVPLEIRVPEEEDTIYNETFEDVGLFKATPTLPFATLGTLGWAHSANALDDGSSQFFMFLYEAELTPAGLNLVDGRNAAYGYVVDGFDVLEELTTDDRIESIKVIEGADGLKAHA, from the coding sequence TTGACCCATCAGCATTTCAAACGTGGTCTGATCGCCTTGCTCGCCACCGTTCTGCTGGCCTTTCCACAGGCAGCGAGAGCCGGTTTGCCTCAGGGCAATGCGGTCAAGGACCCAGCGGCGATCCTGCGGGACGCCCTGCCCTTCGAGCAGGACGACATCCGCAACCTGCAACACCGCCTCGAGAGAACAAGCGACGACCTGCGCGCCAAACGCTGGAGTGCCCTCGGCAAGGCGGTGAGCCGCAGTGAAGCGTTGCTGAGCACACGTCAAAGCGCGATCCTGGCGGCCATCCCAGAGGAGCTGCGGTCGGAAGCAGAGGCCCTGTTCAGCAAGGTGGACGCTGGCCTGGAGGATCTGAAGGAACAGGTGAGCAGCTCCGACAAACCTGGCTTCATCCGGGCACGGCGAACCACACTCAGCCGAATCGGCGACATCGAAGCACTGCTGGTGCCGGCCGACTTTGAACGGTCGATCCCGAAGGAGTTCGATGCTCTGCCGCGGTTGATGGGCCGGGCCACCCTGCTGATCCGCACAACACAAGGGGATCTCACAGCCGTGGTTGACGGCTACAACGCCCCGCTCACCGCAGGAGCTTTTGTGGATTTATCCCTCAAGGGTTTCTATGACGGGCTGCCCTTCATCCGTGCCGAGGACTTCTACGTGTTGCAGAGCGGCGACCCCGAAGGACCTGCTCTGGGTTACGTCGATCCGAAGACACAACAGGAACGCAGGGTTCCCCTCGAAATTCGCGTTCCTGAGGAAGAGGACACCATCTACAACGAAACCTTCGAGGACGTCGGTCTGTTCAAGGCGACGCCGACCCTGCCTTTCGCGACGCTGGGAACACTGGGCTGGGCCCATTCCGCCAATGCCCTCGATGACGGCTCCTCCCAGTTCTTCATGTTCCTCTACGAAGCCGAGCTGACGCCGGCCGGACTGAACCTCGTGGATGGCCGCAATGCCGCCTACGGATACGTGGTGGACGGCTTCGATGTGCTCGAGGAGCTCACGACTGATGATCGAATCGAATCCATCAAGGTGATCGAGGGAGCGGACGGACTGAAAGCGCACGCATGA
- the pdxA gene encoding 4-hydroxythreonine-4-phosphate dehydrogenase PdxA, whose amino-acid sequence MPASPDATQRLVIALGDPAGIGMEVTLKALGSDALPDQLQPLLVGCRRSLINIHQRLLSLGCTNLADPAQLQIDDQPIERPIEAGDASARSGAAGFHWLTRAVECLSDPGARALVTAPIAKHLWHAAGHHYPGQTERLTELAGQSHSSMLFTAVSPHTGWRLNTLLATTHLPLQQVPTSLTPELIRHKLSVLLTFCRRFKHRPHLAVAGLNPHAGESGQLGQEESGWLEPLLRAWRSDHPEIRVDGPQPPDSCWLGAAQAWKSPEASAPDGILALYHDQGLIPVKLLAFDAAVNTTLELPFLRTSPDHGTGFDIAGRGVARPDSMIAAIQAAWDLTKDQAGRTRINT is encoded by the coding sequence ATGCCCGCCTCACCTGACGCTACCCAAAGACTGGTGATTGCCCTTGGTGATCCGGCGGGGATCGGCATGGAAGTCACTCTCAAAGCCCTGGGCTCTGATGCCCTCCCCGATCAACTCCAACCGCTGCTGGTTGGATGTCGCCGCAGCCTGATCAACATTCATCAACGGCTGCTGTCCCTCGGCTGCACGAACCTTGCTGATCCAGCTCAGCTGCAGATCGACGATCAACCCATCGAACGGCCGATCGAAGCGGGCGACGCGAGTGCGAGAAGCGGCGCTGCAGGGTTTCACTGGCTCACACGCGCTGTGGAGTGCCTCAGCGATCCCGGTGCACGGGCCCTGGTAACAGCACCGATCGCGAAACACCTTTGGCATGCGGCGGGGCATCACTACCCAGGCCAGACGGAACGGTTGACCGAACTGGCGGGACAATCCCACAGTTCGATGCTGTTCACTGCCGTTTCCCCCCACACGGGTTGGCGACTGAACACCCTGCTGGCCACCACGCATCTGCCGTTGCAGCAAGTGCCGACGTCGCTGACCCCTGAGCTCATCCGTCACAAACTGTCGGTGCTGCTGACCTTCTGCCGTCGGTTCAAGCACCGCCCCCATCTCGCCGTCGCCGGTCTCAATCCCCATGCTGGTGAATCAGGACAGCTGGGCCAGGAGGAATCCGGCTGGCTGGAGCCGCTGCTCAGGGCATGGCGTTCCGACCATCCGGAGATCCGTGTTGATGGCCCCCAACCACCGGACAGCTGCTGGCTTGGCGCTGCCCAGGCCTGGAAAAGCCCGGAAGCGTCAGCACCCGACGGAATTCTGGCCCTGTATCACGACCAGGGTCTGATCCCGGTGAAGCTGCTGGCCTTCGATGCCGCCGTGAACACAACCCTGGAGTTGCCCTTCCTGAGAACGTCTCCCGACCATGGAACGGGATTTGACATCGCTGGTCGGGGTGTCGCCCGGCCGGACAGCATGATCGCCGCCATCCAGGCAGCCTGGGATCTGACGAAGGATCAGGCAGGGCGTACCCGCATCAACACCTGA
- the efp gene encoding elongation factor P — protein MISSNDFRTGTTIELDGAVWRVVEFLHVKPGKGSAFVRTKLKAVKTGNVVEKTFRAGEMIPQALLEKSSLQHTYMEGEDYVFMDMGTYEETRLSAEQIGDSRKYLKEGMEVNVVSWNDKPLEVELPNSVVLEIKETDPGVKGDTATGGTKPAILETGAQVMVPLFLSIGEKIKVDTRNDAYLGREN, from the coding sequence ATGATCTCCAGCAACGACTTTCGCACCGGCACCACGATCGAGCTCGATGGTGCCGTCTGGCGAGTGGTCGAGTTTCTGCACGTCAAACCAGGGAAGGGTTCAGCCTTCGTGCGCACCAAGCTCAAGGCGGTCAAGACGGGCAACGTGGTGGAGAAGACATTCCGCGCCGGCGAGATGATTCCGCAGGCTCTGCTCGAGAAGTCCTCGCTTCAGCACACCTATATGGAGGGTGAGGACTACGTCTTCATGGATATGGGGACCTACGAGGAGACCCGTCTCAGTGCAGAACAGATCGGCGACAGCCGCAAATATCTCAAGGAAGGGATGGAGGTGAATGTCGTCTCCTGGAACGACAAGCCCCTTGAGGTGGAGCTGCCCAATTCCGTTGTTCTTGAGATCAAGGAAACGGATCCAGGTGTGAAAGGCGACACCGCAACAGGGGGAACCAAACCCGCCATTCTTGAAACCGGTGCCCAGGTGATGGTGCCCTTGTTTCTTTCAATCGGCGAGAAGATCAAGGTGGACACCCGGAATGACGCTTACCTCGGCCGAGAGAACTGA
- the cbiD gene encoding cobalt-precorrin-5B (C(1))-methyltransferase CbiD, giving the protein MPSPVPGLTLPVWVAAAAKAAVRALLQQDFEPDQSLSIPERREPLVVPVVSSALLDAGRLAMAISHCDPGEGLDLTRGLEIWVTARWRDTPEPPIELLGGLGIGRYAEGGELCISSFALQLLKVNLLPLLPSGRGVELEVVLPRGRELAERTSNAAFGVVDGLALIGLQAEVQRSAAPDQLEQVLDQVKHLAEHHDFAGRLTLVIGENGLDLARQAGFKPLIKVGNWLGPVLVAAAEAGVQDLLLLGYHGKLVKLAGGIFHTHHHLADGRQEVLLALGLDAGLSRPQLEQLRTASSVDGALNALEAEDPAAADRLWDRLAEAVERRSAAYIARYGRWSMGIGVALFDRSRQLRRWGPVAAKRFFTLKH; this is encoded by the coding sequence ATTCCATCCCCCGTCCCAGGACTGACCCTGCCGGTCTGGGTGGCGGCTGCGGCCAAGGCTGCAGTTCGTGCTCTGCTGCAGCAGGACTTTGAGCCGGATCAGTCGTTATCCATTCCTGAACGGAGGGAACCTCTGGTTGTGCCAGTGGTGTCGTCAGCGCTTCTGGACGCCGGCCGGCTGGCGATGGCGATCAGTCATTGCGATCCAGGGGAAGGCCTGGATCTCACACGAGGACTTGAGATCTGGGTGACAGCGCGTTGGCGGGACACGCCAGAGCCTCCGATTGAACTGCTCGGGGGCCTGGGCATCGGGCGCTATGCGGAGGGGGGAGAGCTCTGCATCTCATCCTTTGCCCTCCAGCTGCTAAAGGTCAATCTCCTGCCATTGTTGCCATCAGGCCGCGGGGTGGAACTTGAGGTGGTGCTGCCGCGGGGGCGCGAGCTTGCCGAGCGCACCAGCAATGCTGCCTTCGGTGTTGTCGATGGTCTGGCCTTGATCGGTTTGCAGGCGGAGGTTCAGCGCAGTGCGGCACCAGATCAGCTGGAACAGGTCCTGGATCAGGTCAAACACCTGGCCGAACATCACGATTTCGCTGGTCGACTGACGCTGGTGATTGGTGAGAACGGTCTTGATCTGGCGCGACAGGCGGGGTTCAAGCCTTTGATCAAGGTGGGGAACTGGCTGGGTCCTGTGCTGGTTGCGGCTGCAGAGGCTGGGGTGCAGGACCTGTTGCTGTTGGGGTACCACGGAAAGCTGGTGAAGCTGGCCGGAGGCATTTTTCACACCCATCACCATCTGGCCGATGGCCGCCAGGAGGTGCTGCTGGCACTGGGATTGGATGCTGGTCTCTCGAGGCCGCAGCTGGAACAACTGCGGACAGCCTCCTCCGTTGATGGGGCCTTGAACGCTCTGGAGGCTGAGGATCCGGCCGCGGCCGATCGCTTGTGGGATCGGCTTGCCGAGGCTGTCGAGAGGCGCAGTGCGGCCTACATCGCTCGCTACGGGCGCTGGTCCATGGGCATCGGGGTCGCTCTCTTCGATCGCAGTCGCCAGCTGCGGCGTTGGGGCCCAGTTGCGGCGAAGCGCTTCTTTACGCTGAAGCACTGA